One genomic window of uncultured Fretibacterium sp. includes the following:
- a CDS encoding FkbM family methyltransferase codes for MVFPKLKRRLSYLFTSEGRDFLRLYRSCAKRRRYRPLNNVSFGGLSFDVPDAPSFFWQYVDIFKNQSYLFRSDTSSPVIYDCGANVGVSVAYFKSLYPDARVVAFEPDKEIYGYLSRNLSRNNLLEDVALHNAAVWTHAKGVSFASDGADGGHVEECLGGRVVPSVDLKEMLLGEKRVDLLKMDIEGAETVVIPTLKHVLNRVRNLFCEYHSWGTERNG; via the coding sequence GTGGTGTTCCCAAAACTTAAAAGAAGACTGAGTTACCTTTTTACGTCTGAGGGCCGGGATTTTCTGCGGCTCTATCGCTCATGTGCAAAACGGAGGCGATACCGTCCCCTGAACAATGTGTCCTTCGGGGGGCTTTCCTTTGACGTCCCCGATGCACCCAGTTTTTTCTGGCAATACGTTGATATCTTCAAAAATCAGTCCTATCTTTTCCGTTCCGATACATCCTCTCCCGTCATTTACGACTGTGGGGCGAACGTGGGCGTAAGCGTGGCCTACTTCAAAAGCCTTTATCCCGACGCCAGGGTCGTGGCCTTCGAGCCGGACAAGGAGATATACGGTTACCTGAGTCGGAATTTATCTCGAAACAATCTCCTGGAAGACGTTGCCCTGCACAACGCCGCAGTTTGGACACACGCGAAGGGAGTATCTTTTGCTTCGGATGGCGCCGATGGGGGACACGTGGAGGAATGTTTGGGAGGGCGCGTCGTGCCCAGCGTCGATCTGAAGGAGATGCTGCTGGGTGAAAAACGTGTGGATCTTTTGAAGATGGACATCGAGGGCGCTGAAACAGTAGTTATACCTACTCTGAAACACGTACTTAACCGCGTGCGCAATCTGTTTTGTGAATATCATTCTTGGGGAACGGAACGGAACGGA
- a CDS encoding methyltransferase domain-containing protein: MAQINCAEKRIVEINASAREQAKAMGIEGYARSAEVADAWADVIISNNALEHTDYPLKELEELYRVLRPGGKIIFVVPCSNYTYAYKANDINQHLYSWSPMDIGNLFTRAGFRVLESKPYRHKWPPHYRLLARGGRRFFDLCCWLYARWETTWAQVRVVAEK; encoded by the coding sequence ATGGCCCAAATCAACTGTGCCGAAAAAAGGATCGTCGAGATCAATGCTTCGGCCCGGGAGCAGGCAAAAGCCATGGGGATCGAAGGCTACGCGAGATCAGCCGAGGTCGCCGACGCATGGGCCGACGTCATTATATCGAACAACGCGTTGGAGCATACGGATTATCCTCTGAAAGAACTCGAGGAGCTCTATCGTGTGCTGAGGCCCGGCGGAAAAATTATTTTTGTGGTGCCCTGTTCGAATTATACTTATGCCTACAAGGCAAACGATATCAACCAGCATCTCTACAGCTGGAGTCCCATGGACATCGGCAATCTCTTTACACGTGCCGGCTTTCGCGTTTTGGAGTCGAAGCCGTATCGCCACAAGTGGCCCCCGCATTATCGTCTTTTGGCCCGAGGCGGGCGCCGTTTTTTTGACTTGTGTTGCTGGTTGTATGCAAGATGGGAGACAACCTGGGCACAGGTACGCGTCGTAGCGGAGAAATAG
- a CDS encoding glycosyltransferase, with product MSATGNYAPIVLFVYNRPEHTRRTVEALRANCLAPQSRLFVFADGPKNDGARPAVDEVRRYVTSIDGFASVEVMASEGNRGLAASVIAGVTRIVGEFGRAVVLEDDMVTVSHFLDYMNEGLDLYQNDVDVATIQGHIYPLDLHSLPQSYFLPSLGCWGWGTWLRAWKNFEPDSALLLKRIRSAKLSRRFDLDGSYPYTRLLERQAKGQVDSWAIRWYATNFLLGRMGLYPSRSLLENIGFDGSGIHCGSPESGGGLFNGELAGDYEPLRRIPIRVDEDILKAAGRALNRMLPPPLWVRGLKKIRRLLKAAVRGGITPE from the coding sequence ATGTCTGCGACGGGAAACTATGCCCCAATCGTCCTGTTTGTCTATAACCGTCCCGAGCATACCCGCAGGACGGTGGAGGCCCTGCGCGCCAATTGCCTGGCGCCGCAAAGCCGCTTGTTCGTGTTCGCCGATGGGCCGAAGAACGACGGAGCGCGGCCTGCGGTGGATGAGGTGCGGCGTTATGTTACTTCCATAGACGGTTTTGCCTCCGTCGAGGTGATGGCAAGTGAGGGGAATCGCGGGCTTGCCGCCTCGGTGATCGCTGGAGTTACCCGGATTGTGGGGGAGTTCGGACGGGCCGTCGTGTTGGAGGACGACATGGTGACGGTTTCGCATTTCCTCGACTACATGAACGAGGGGCTGGACCTCTACCAGAATGATGTGGACGTCGCCACGATCCAGGGGCATATCTATCCGTTGGACCTTCACTCTTTGCCCCAGAGCTATTTTCTGCCGTCCCTGGGGTGCTGGGGTTGGGGGACGTGGTTACGTGCATGGAAGAACTTCGAGCCGGACAGCGCCCTGTTGTTGAAACGCATTCGTTCGGCAAAACTCTCGCGTCGCTTCGACCTGGACGGCAGCTACCCCTATACGCGCCTCCTGGAACGCCAGGCCAAGGGCCAGGTCGATTCCTGGGCGATACGCTGGTATGCCACAAATTTTCTTCTGGGGCGCATGGGGCTGTACCCTTCAAGGTCTCTGCTGGAAAACATCGGTTTCGACGGTTCGGGAATTCATTGCGGCAGTCCGGAGTCGGGAGGGGGGCTTTTCAACGGGGAGCTGGCAGGGGACTATGAGCCCTTGAGAAGGATTCCCATTCGGGTTGACGAGGATATATTGAAGGCCGCCGGGCGTGCGTTGAACAGGATGCTGCCCCCGCCGTTATGGGTTCGCGGCCTGAAAAAAATCCGGCGTCTTCTGAAGGCTGCCGTGCGGGGCGGAATAACCCCGGAATAG